One segment of Gasterosteus aculeatus chromosome 3, fGasAcu3.hap1.1, whole genome shotgun sequence DNA contains the following:
- the tmem68 gene encoding DGAT1/2-independent enzyme synthesizing storage lipids, producing MSDSGNQSCLLGAEDTFSFLVCVFHAWEDYLSVLEYLLWVFTPLAVVFILPFVIVILIYLSILFLHVYKRKNQLREAYCNNLWDGARKTLATLWDGHGAIWHGYEIHGMEKIPDQGAALIVYYHGAIPIDYYYFLANVIIQKGRPCHSVADHLLFKIPGFKLLLEVFSVIHGPQEECVRALRSGHLLGISPGGVREALFSDETYPLVWGKRTGFAQVAIDSQVPVIPMFTQNVREGFRSLGTLRFFRWLYERFRLPIAPVYGGFPVKFRTFLGDPIPYDSNINAAELAEKVQRAVQSLIDQHQQIPGNILRALLERFHSKHKER from the exons ATGTCGGACAGTGGGAACCAGTCCTGTCTGCTGGGAGCAGAGGACACGTTCTCCTTCCTg gtgtgtgtgttccatgcATGGGAGGACTACCTGAGTGTTTTGGAGTACCTGCTGTGGGTCTTCACCCCTCTGGCCGTCGTCTTCATCCTGCCCTTCGTCATCGTCATCCTGATTTACCTCTCCATACTCTTCCTTCATGTCTACAAG AGGAAGAATCAGCTGAGGGAAGCTTACTGCAACAACCTGTGGGACGGAGCCAGGAAGACCCTGGCTACCCTGTGGGATGGACATGGAGCCATATGGCATG GCTACGAGATCCATGGCATGGAGAAGATCCCTGACCAAGGAGCAGCACTGATAGTTTACTATCACGGAGCCATTCCCATCGACTACTATTACTTTCTAGCCAACGTTATCATCCAGAAGGGACGGCCCTGCCACTCTGTAGCTGACCACTTACTCTTCAAGATCCCAG GTTTCAAGTTGCTGCTGGAGGTGTTCAGCGTGATCCACGGGCCtcaggaggagtgtgtgcgggCTCTGAGGAGCGGCCACCTGTTGGGGATTTCTCCAGGTGGAGTGCGGGAGGCTCTGTTCAGCGATGAGACCTACCCTCTCGTCTGGGGCAAACGCACCGGCTTCGCCCAGGTCGCCATCGACTCCCAAGTG CCGGTAATTCCAATGTTTACTCAGAATGTGCGGGAAGGCTTCAGATCGCTGGGAACACTCA GATTTTTCCGATGGTTGTATGAGAGGTTTCGCCTCCCCATTGCTCCTGTTTATGGTGGATTTCCGGTGAAGTTTCGGACTTTCCTGGGTGACCCCATCCCATACGACTCCAACATAAACGCTGCAGAGCTTGCAGAGAAA GTGCAGCGGGCTGTTCAGTCTCTGATAGACCAGCACCAGCAGATCCCGGGGAACATCCTGAGAGCCTTGTTGGAGAGAtttcacagcaaacacaaagagCGTTAA